One bacterium genomic region harbors:
- the sufC gene encoding Fe-S cluster assembly ATPase SufC produces the protein MSLLEIKDLVVKVNNKQVLNGVHLNIEKGEVHILMGPNGSGKSTLIMTLLGYPHYQVVSGKITFAGTELNSKPIHQRVKLGLSVAFQSPPEIRGVKLRDLIRIAGGKTLWDSFKEPQESFATPLLTKVGLLPEVFRDREVNVGFSGGERKRSEVAQIFASKPKLMILDEPDSGVDIDSLKMIGKDLGEYIEENHCACLVVTHYRHILPYLRPDLAHVMCGGRIVKTGDPIEIFTRIEEKGFCEYLELCPPGLKAIIEKEMKND, from the coding sequence ATGAGTTTGTTAGAAATAAAGGATTTAGTGGTAAAGGTTAATAATAAGCAGGTGTTAAATGGCGTCCATCTAAATATTGAAAAAGGAGAGGTGCATATCTTGATGGGACCAAATGGCTCTGGCAAAAGCACTTTAATTATGACCTTATTAGGTTACCCTCATTATCAGGTGGTAAGCGGAAAAATAACCTTTGCGGGTACTGAATTAAATTCTAAACCAATTCATCAACGGGTAAAATTAGGATTGTCGGTTGCTTTTCAATCTCCACCAGAGATAAGGGGTGTAAAATTGCGCGATTTAATCAGAATAGCCGGTGGTAAAACTCTCTGGGACTCGTTTAAAGAACCACAAGAATCATTCGCCACACCTCTTTTAACTAAAGTAGGACTTTTACCAGAGGTTTTTCGGGATAGAGAGGTTAATGTTGGTTTCTCAGGTGGTGAGCGAAAACGCTCAGAAGTAGCTCAAATATTTGCCTCAAAACCAAAATTAATGATTCTTGATGAGCCTGATTCTGGCGTTGATATTGACTCGCTAAAAATGATTGGTAAAGATTTAGGTGAATATATTGAAGAAAATCATTGTGCCTGTCTGGTTGTTACCCATTACCGCCATATTCTACCTTATTTAAGACCCGATTTAGCCCATGTAATGTGCGGTGGCAGGATTGTTAAAACAGGCGACCCGATAGAAATATTTACCCGCATTGAAGAAAAGGGATTTTGTGAATATTTAGAACTTTGTCCCCCAGGATTGAAAGCCATTATTGAGAAGGAGATGAAAAATGACTGA